Sequence from the Carassius gibelio isolate Cgi1373 ecotype wild population from Czech Republic chromosome A7, carGib1.2-hapl.c, whole genome shotgun sequence genome:
ACAATTAAAACTTATCTTGAAAAGCTGAGCGACCACATTTCTACATTAAACTTGTAAAATGgtcgcagtgccatgcacttaatgcctcatctgtggtcattcttcaataaggttcattagttaacatcagttaatgactgtacattagttaacatataggaataacataaataatgatgaaaaatatttccacagcatttattattcttagttcatgttaatttcagcatgtacttatgcattattaaaatgtaaacattaatgcactgtgGACTAATACATGAACAATGAAcgactatttttattaatattaacaataaataataaatacatttattgttagttaataaaaaaattacacaataataaattgtgtaataaatgtattgttcattgttcattcatgttagttaatatattgttaacaaatgacatcttattgtaaagtgttaccattaacatttattcatcatactgttgaacttgacagtattcAAAGAAGACtgagaaagccagagtcttgtgccctgcgtTTATCAGTATCCTTATGTTTGTTAAGTGAAAAAGACTGGTTTCTAATAGACATCATGATATATCGATACCatgaattcttatggccacaaacagttatatgaaaaatataatatcgTGACAgtcctaaaatatataaaaacagaaaagaatggcactaaattttaacatttcacagtattattaattttgctctctctctctctctctctctctatatatatatatataattttccctTAGTATTTACAACATGGGTAAAGAAACctggaaaaaaagtatttagtaaaaaaaaaaaagccaattacAATGGATTTGAGCTCAAGCTACTTTATTGTGAATCAAATTTTCATACACCTTACAAGAAAGTCCAATAAAAGTGATATCTAAAACAGATACCACTGGGGTCAGCAGTCACCTATGTGTTTAAAATCATCCAGAGCTTCTTGTAGCAGAGAGTAGtggttttattcattttcatgaaGAGTGGCCGCTGCGTTTATCATTCAAGCCCAAGCAGTTTAAATATGTTCCACTGGGAAAATTAAACTGCTGCCCTAGAGAGAGTTGATGAGGGTGTTTAGAAAGACAAGCATACAAACACATGAATTAAAAGGATACCACAACGTGACGCTCCAGGGTTTAATCGGCAGAGAATTAAAGATCTGCTCTAAAACTGATGTCAGGATAGTGGCACATCATTTGAGCCTAACTGGCcagttaaacataaaatacaaggGGAAAGGTCTGACAAAAGGGAGAGTCAACAATCTAAGGCCAAACCTATACAAGACCTTTTTTAAAACCTGCTACAAAGAAGAAAATCACATATGAAATCAGCTCTAGACAAGTCATTAGtataaaacacactctctctctctctctctttgacatGGTTTCAGTGTCTATTTCACACACAGAACATGAGGTACAGAACAGAAAGCAGAAGAGGAGGTAATTACAGAAAGTGCCAGATCTGCAGACATAAAATTCCCGGTACTCAGCAACCATTCTTATGCAGACTGCCCAGACCATAAGCCTCCCAGAGTTCAGGGCTGCTGGCCGTGTCATCGGCCCACTGGCTCAATAAGCCAGTCTTTGGAGAAAGTCCAGTTTGTAGCTGATGGGTTATCTTGGCCTGTGGTTGGCAAGCAAGAAGTCTTTATCTTTACAGGTGAGGCAGAGTTTGAGGTTCCTCAAAGATCCTCCAGCACACAGGTACGCCCAGGCCGCCATGACGGACAGAATAATGTAGGTTGGGATCAGACTGCCTTGATAGTGTGGGTTCACAAACGTCTGtatggaaaaagaaaaacaagtaccAATGATGGCCAAAGATGTAACAACTGTCTCACATGATGCACTTGTGATCAGAGCGAGTCAGCCGCTTGTGACTATGGCTCTTCTCTGAGTGACAATTACTGTTCGTGAGGGAACTGTATAGGGTTCGGGAGTTGATGAAAACATAATTAAACTGATTGTAAAATTAACAATTATAAATGTACcagaattaatcaaattaaactcAAATCAAAATACAGctaaatacagcaaaatataacAGTAAATACTGCTTCTCAAGAAATCCATCTCTGTATTTGCAGTGAGTTTAATGTGAATTTTgggaattatatattataatttatcttttatatatatatatatatatatatatatatatatatatatatatatatatatatatataaaattgtcatttaaaacagcaaaatattaaaatcttaatttttgtaattaaagttaaaacaatataattataataataataataaacaacatatacatatatatatacatatatatatatatatatatacacatatatatatatatatatatatatatacacatatatatatatatatatatatatatatatatacacatatatatatatatatatatacacatatatatatatatatatacacacatatatatatatatatatatatatatatatatatatatttatatatagagagagagagagtttctaAGAGATTCAGctgacaaaatataaaataaaaacaatttgggAACCTCTGCATTGCAGCACGACGTGTGTTCACTTACCACACATGATACTACTAGATGACTGAGGACCACCGCTCCAAGAGCCCACCATCTCTGACGCTCACACGACTCGAAGAAAACCACCCCCCAGAACATATGCAGCAAGATAATGGCCAGAGTCATGAAAGCTGTGGAGAGAAAGCAAACGCTGATTGCTCGAGACACCTCACTATTATTCCCTGGGTTTAGACACTTACTGGCCTCTCATTATTACCTGAGGATATGAAGTAATGTTGAGAGTCCCCATGGATGCCGACAGTTCCCGGACCCAAGGAATCTGAGAGTATGTTGACCACAGAGAACGCTCCGCTCATGAAGCCAAAGCCCAGACCTGATACTACAAACCAACCACACGCACACTTAAAACATTGGCTGTTTATTGGACTACTTGAAGCATCATGTGATGGATGTTTACCATAAGCTAGCTGCCGGATGGAGATGGGCATGGTGTCCTCCTGACTGAGCGCCAACAGGCCTTCGTTTGCCTTCCTGCGAGAGATACAATAACAGACGTTAACAACTCCCCTACACAACTCCAACACTCCGAGCCAAAGTGAATCTCTGATGTAATCTTTTAGTTATTTAAAGACTCCATGGAATCTGAGGAGGGACTGTTTGATAATGTGTTCTGTCTTGTTTTGAGTATTTACTACCGTCTTAGGACAGTACAATTTTTGAtacatataaattacattttttaagtgaGAATATATTCTGAACTCAAAACTGACAGAAATCCTTTGGGGTGACattccaaaaaaatttttttagatttctatttttcaaagaattgtaaaaaagaaacaaaaaacagcatGGTTTCCACCAACaaattaagtagcacaactgttttcaacattgataataataatacaagtttcatgagcaccaaatcagaacaTTAGAATGGGTTCTGAAgcataatgtgacactgaagaccgggggaaaattaagctttgctgtCACaggaatgcattacattttaaaatatattttcaaatagtaaaaaaaaaa
This genomic interval carries:
- the aph1b gene encoding gamma-secretase subunit Aph-1b; protein product: MTVAVFFGCTFIAFGPAVALFVFTIARDPLRVIFLIAGAFFWLVSLLLSSLVWFITVQISNKNSATQQTGLLIFGVVLSVLLQETFRYGYYRLLKKANEGLLALSQEDTMPISIRQLAYVSGLGFGFMSGAFSVVNILSDSLGPGTVGIHGDSQHYFISSAFMTLAIILLHMFWGVVFFESCERQRWWALGAVVLSHLVVSCVTFVNPHYQGSLIPTYIILSVMAAWAYLCAGGSLRNLKLCLTCKDKDFLLANHRPR